Genomic DNA from Schistocerca americana isolate TAMUIC-IGC-003095 chromosome 6, iqSchAmer2.1, whole genome shotgun sequence:
TAGTTAACCTAAGTACACAGTtacagtgggtgggggtgggggtgggggtgggtgagaGCAGCAGCGACAGATTTGGCAGTTCAGCCAATGGCGCAGGATCAACTCTGTATGGCACTTTTCGCTGACTATCCATTGAACAACATGGGAATATGCTGTTGCTGTCACTGTCCCACTCCCTTTCATCTCCAACCCTAACTGCAGTCAAAAGTAATTACTGTATTCTGCAAAAACCAGCTGCATATGTTCACTGTCTGGTAAAGTTACCATTATCTATTATCTGATCTGATAATTACTTGCCCTCattcttttaataatattttatgatCTAAGTGGTCATTTCAGATATGATTACATTTTTTCCATATGTTACAGTATTGTTTATTATATGAATATTCATTGACCCAATAAAGTTCATAAACAGTTTCCCCTCTAACAGCTGGTTCCTGAAGTTAGTGTGTGGCCACTTTGTGCTTTATGTACATTGCTGAGTAATAATCAGAGGAGTTACATGGTACTCAGATATGAACATCCCATGCACAAGAATGGTCGAAGAAATTATTGGAAACAGGCAAGGTCTATAAGAAAGAGCACTCACATGCAACATATTTAGCGGCAAACAATTGCCTCCTCTTTTGGGCAACTCCTTGTTTATTAATGTTTAATCTATTTTGATCTTTAAACAAATTACCTTTAGTATATCATTACTTTATTTCCCTTCATATTCCAGGTGAGTGACTTTCCTGTCAACTTATATAGTGTAGGGAAAGGTTTTTACACAGAAAGAATTTTGCCAGATTTTAATGTATACTTTTACAATACAGAGAAATTGCTTTCAAAGCACCACTATAACTTATGCTATTGATTCAAAGCAAAACAAGGGAATGAATACTCAAATATAAAGGGGAATATTTATTACAtatcaatgctgtaaaacattttaaacTAAGAACTGTACACAAATCCAATGCTGAAAATATAGTATCAGACTTTTACACTCTCATAGTTTGCCAAACAATACTTTCACATATGATGAAGGCCGACAATGTGTACAAAAGattaaatggaaaaaaattttCAAGATAATATCACGTTATACAAATGCACAACTTGACGACACTAGGTTTTGTGCACTTAATTTCGTTGCATAGGTCTGCAATGTAGCTGCCAATTGTGTAAGCTTGGTCAGTTCTGCAGCTGCTTAATATACACAGACTTTCAATACAATGATATACAAATGTAGTACAATATAAATTATATgctaaaacactgtagaaatatatatttatatataatatagaGATCTCAAGGTAATGTAAAAACTGCACAATTCATAAATTTAATTTCTGAAATTTAGATGTCAgtaaaaatattctttatttgcTAAATCTAAATCTACAAATCAGAAAAATTCATACAAAACTTCAGATAATAATACaaaatcttaagaaaatatttccataatttttaaaaaattatccaGAAATTTATCAAATTTTGCTTCCTGTGTGATGTAAGATAACTGACGCAACTCAGATCTACATTCGAATCCACTGAAAGAACCACTCCCCCACTTACTGAACTACAATGAGAAACAAATCTCGCAATCTTGCCTACAATATTTTACAAACTGCATATCGTCCACAATGCTGTCTCCATATCTTTAAAAATTTTTACATCACAAGCATGAAACCACTTCTCTTTGTAACACATGTTATGTAAATATATTGTGACAATGCTTTGGAAGGAGAATGTCAAGTAAGAGTATTTTTTTAACTTCAATACAGATTTAATTACATACGGCATCACATTAGTGCCTGCTTTGTCTTGGTCCTCTGGTGAACTTTTCGTGGCTAAAATAATTAGATGCCACTGATGGTGTAGAAAAGGCACAAGCATATGTTCCATTACTTGACTGGCCACACACACCACCATTCACTTAGGCGCACTTAGTACCTCTAGTCCCAACACAGATTCTTCAGTCCTATTCCGCTGCTGGTTTAGCCTGTGAAATGGAAACAATGTTAATGATGTACAGATAGTTTTCAGTGTGTTACAAGCACAAAAAATCTCAATAGCAAAACTATGCAGAGTGTACTTCTAGGACGTAAAATGAGCAGTACTGCCGATGCATGTAAAAGTAAAGGGAACACCTAGCTTTCAGATTTAATAGTTTCTTTGCCAAAAGGAGATAAGGTTAGATTGCAGAAGATTAAAAAGAATGTGTGGATCACTCAGACCCCTGGAAGATAAGAGTCCCACCTGTAGTGAGGATGAGTATTAGTTCAGTATGAAGGGGGAGGCATCATAGATGGTACATTAGAAGGCACTGTGCCAGGACAGAATGAGAAGTAAAGAGACTCCAGGTTTGAGAAACAAATAGAGTGATTAAAGTCCCTATTTTTACAAGTGGCATTTACCTAAAATTTCCCTGATGAATCTCCAAATGTGTAGAACAGAAAAGGTTAAAACCCTAAGTTCTATTTCAATTGCAGGATTTGACTGAAGCCAAACTAACAACAATGCAATGTTACAGCAATTGGGAATACAATCTTTACTTTGGTTCCAAATTGCACTACAGAGTGGGACTACGATATTTACCTTCCACAGACTACTTCACATCTTGAAAAGTCAAAACTGCACAAAATCTTTTCTCAGGGGGTTGTAGGATCACAGAAGTGAAGAGCAATTCTCAAACTAACAGGAATGACTTAACTGCGAGTTGAAATCCAGTTATTAGATATGTGATCGAACAAATCAATGGGAATACCCTTTCTGTGGGGCCACacaattttcattcacaaaacttGGGTTACAGAACATCTGTAGAATATAGACAAAAGgggcaaagtgagaccagaaagggcAAGAAAACAAAAACCTGTCATATCTTCCTTACATAAGCATTAATATACTGTTACACAGGGCATTTCATTTCATGCATTTTGTGTGCTTTTTATGCGCTGatagttttgtatttatttatttatgacttTTGTACAAAGATTTGACTGAGTATTTAAGTGAGTAAGACTTGTCCATTTATTTCtggcatgttgttgtggtcttcagtcctgagactggtttaatgcagctctccatgctaatctatcctgtgcaagcttcatctcccagtacctactgcagcctacatccttctgaatctgcttggtgtattcatctcttggtctccctctacgatttttaccctccacacttccctccaatacaaaattggcgatccctcgatgtctcagaatatgccctaccaactgatcccttcttctagtcaagtcgtgccataaactcctcttctctaaaattctattcaatatcaccttattagatatgtgatctacccatctaattttcagcattcttctgtagtaccacattttgaaagttattctcttcttgtccaaactatttatcgtccacgtttcacttccatacatggctgcactccatacaaatactttcagaagagacttcctgacacgtcaatcaatactctatgttaacaaatttctcttcttcagaaatgctttccttgccattgccagtcaacattttatatcctctctcctttgaccatcattagttattttgctccccaaatagcaaaattccttcactacttgaagtgtcatttcctaatctaataccctcatcatcacccaacttaattcgaccacattccattatccttgttttgcttttgttgatgttcatcttatatcctcctttcaagacactatccattctgttcaactgtcttccaagtcctttgctgtctctgacagaattacaatgtcatccgcaaacctcaaattttttatttcttctccatggattttaatacctactccgaatttttcttttgtttcctttactgcttgctcaatatacagattgaataacatagggagcggctacaaccctgtctcactcccttcccaaccactgcttccctttcatgtcccaatagcctttcgctccctatattttacccctaccaccttcataatttgaaagagtattccagtcaacattgtcaaaagctttctctaagtctacaaatgctagaaacgtaggtttgccttttcttaatctttcttcgaagataagtcgtaattcagtattgcctcacgtgttccaacatttctacagaatccgaactgatctaccccgaggttggcttctaccagtttttccattcatctgtaaagaattcgcgttagtattttgcagctgtgacttattaaactgatagttcagtaattttcacatctgtcaacacctgctttctttgggattagaataattatattcttcttgaagtctgagggtatttcacctgtctcttacatcttgctcactagatggtagagttttgtcagtactggctctcccaatgctatcagtagttctaatggaatgttgtctagtcccgggaccttgtttcgacttaggtctttcagtgctctgtcaaactcttcacgcagtgtcataaccccacctcatcttcatctacattctcttcatttctgtaatattgtcctcaagaacatcacccttgtatagaccctctatatactacttccacctttctgctttcccttctttgtttagaactgggtttccatctgagctcttgatattcatataagtggttctcctttctccaaaggtctctttaattttcctgtaggcagtatatcttacccctagtgagataagccactacatccggacatttgtcctctagccaaccctgcttagccattttgcacttcctgtcaatctcatttttgagacatttgtattcctttttgcctgcttcatttactgcatttttatattttctcctttcatcaattaaattcaatatttcttctgttacccaaggatttctactagccctgatctttttacctacttgatcctctgctaccttcactattttatatctcaaagctactcattttctactgtatttctttcccccattcttgtcagtaatTCCCTAATactttccctgaagctctctacaacctctggttctttcagttcatccaagtcccatctcctcaaattcccacctttttacagtttcttcggttttaatctacagttcataaccaatagattgtggtcagagtccacatctgcccctggaaatgtcttacaatttaaaacctggttcctaaatctctgtcttaccattatacaatctgagaccttccagtatctccaggcttcttccatgtaaacaaccttcttttacgattcttgaaccaagtgttagctatgattaagttatgctctgtgaaaaattctaccagacggcttcctctttcattccttaatcccattccatattcacctactacgtttccttctcttcctcttcctactattgagtaccagtcacccatgacaaattttcatctcccttcactatctgaataatttctattatctcatcatatatttcatcaacctcttcatcatctgtggagctagttggcatataaacttgtactactgtggtaggcatgggattTGTATCTATCtctgccacaataatgcattcactatgctgtttgtagcagcttacctgcactcctattttttattctttattaaacctactcctgcattacccctgtttgattttgtatttataaccctgtattcacctgaccaaaagtcaggttcctcctgccaccgaacttcactaattcccactataactttaacctatccacttccctttttaagttttctaacctacctgcccgattaagggatctgacattccacgctccgattcgtagaatgccagttttctttcttctgataatgatgtcgtcctgagtagtccccgcccgaagatacaaatgggggacaattttacccccggaatattttacccaagaggacaccatcatcatttaaccatacagtaaagacgcatgccctcgggaaaaattacagctgtaatttccccttgctttcagccgtctgcagtaccagcacagcatggtcgTTTTGGTTactattacaaggccagatcagtcaatcatccaaactgttgcccctgcaactactgaagaggctgctgcccctcttttggCATACATAGTTATAAAGCAGACTAGAAAAAAAACAAGGCACATTACACTTCTACAAAACTGGCACTGCAGTGATGACAGTTTGCAAGGATGGATTTATGTAAGAACCTTTTCTTAAGAGAAGTATGGCCAACCACTCTGTCATATAGtttaagaaattttgaacatcagtgTAAATTCATACTAAGTGCAGGCAAGATGGTACTCAGTTTTACAGGACACCAAGCATCGAGCTGAGACAATGTATTGTTTACCAATGCAGAAACTATGCTTCACAGTTCCAAAACTTCTGCAACATTAATGTTTGTATCTGCAGAACAATGAGGAATACTGATTTTTGTGGGATTATCCACTATCCTATCTTACTCCAACAATTTGACAATTTTCTTACACTTCAAAAATATTTGGGACACACATTCTCAGTCAACACTGTATTTCTACTGGCATAGATTATACACAGCAGTTTTCTTTATTAGCTGCATGGGGAAACCTAAGTGCTGTAACAGTTATTTAGGACAGTTGTGTGCTTTACAGATACCTTATTTTCCATTGTCAAGCAGTATCAAAAACTGAAGCTTTGTGGGAATTCAGGAATCTGCAAATGTAGTGCTAATATGAAGAACCCTCAATTTGAACTGTATTCTCAAGAATTAAATTTCAACATCCAACGACTGCAATGTGAGTCTTCGATATTTAAAAGTTACATATTGTTATTCTTCACAGCTATGAAAATTATGGCAAAGGTATATTTACTCAAAGTCAGCAATGTCCTCCAAGATTAGCCAGAGGTCAATAAATCTGGATGCACACACAATGATTAGGGTGCTTTTGGGTAACcaagtattagaaggtagaaaaagtaAGATCCTACCACAAGTAAAAAGGGAATTTAAGTAGTACACAGGTGTGTTCTCTTTCAGGCaaaactaactactaaagccacacAGCTTCTATGTAAACATCTGTAACGTACCTGCGTGTCTGTACCAGAGTCTGTTGAGGCAACTGCAGAATCTGCTTCAGCAGGTACTGCTGCTGAATCTACGGCCACAACTGTAACATTTTCTGATGACTGTACGACATTATCAGTtgtggcagcagcggcagcaggTGTGGGAGCAGCTGGTACTTCTGGTGCAGGAGAATTCTCTGGCTTATCTTCCTGTGGAAGTGGCTGTGGCTGTGGTTCCGGAGTTGTTGGCACAGGAGGGATAACTGACGGAGGCTCTACAGCTGCTGGAACCTCTGGTACTTCAGAGGAGACCTTTGCTTCTGGAACTGGGCTATCTGCTAATTCAGGCTGAGTCACCGAGACTGGCGACACAGCCACCTCTGCCGGGATCTGCGGTCCTTCTGCTGTCTTAGCTGGTACTGGGGAAGCTGGTGTGGGGGAAGCCGGTGCTGCAGGCAGTGATGTCTCAACTGGGGGAACGACCTCTCTTGTGCTTTCAACAGATTCTACAGGAGAGGCAGCTGCTGCTAGCACTGGCGCTTCGGGAGATGCTGCTTCGACCTTCACCTCGACCGGTGGCTGAGGAGATTTTGGTTCTTCAGCAGGTGGTGGATTTGAATGAACTGCTGGAGCTACTTCCTCAACTTTAGCTGGCTCCTCTTTCTCCAGTTTAATTTCTGAATTTGTTTCTGTTGCACTAGCCTGAAAAAGTAAGTACCAAATTAAAATGAAATCTTATAGGTACAGAAAATATAACCCATACATAAGCTCATTTCAGCTGATCATGCTGCTTTGAATCgaagatttaagaaattaatggcaATAGTAAAAACCTGCAGTTTAACTTCTTATTATGGTAGCTCCAGTGCATGTGAGATACTAGTAAAATTATTTTAACAGACTGTGTGGGCTTCATGATTATCCAAGGAAATTACCTCATTTAGAGGGAAACAAAACCTAAGGTTTAGGCACTAATTTTTGCATCTGTTTGAACTTTAGCACTCCCTGAAAGTACCAGCTTCGTATGAAATTATAGACTATTACTTTTCAGTCACGATTGGCTACTTAATTTGTGAGATCTGCCACACACCAGCTTTACACCTTTCCCTCCAACCATTGTTTATATTCCTCTGTGACATACCTCACTGTTATAGACTGTAACCACGGTGATGTTTAGGAAACCAAGCTATTACTAGCTAGATCACTGCTCAAAGTTTTTTGCTGGAGTAACTACAGTACTTACTTCCTGGGCTGGTGCCTCATTTGGAGCCGAAACTTCTGGTTCTTTTGCATCTGGTGAAGATGGTACTTCTGATTTGACTTCCACTTCCACCGATGACGAATCCGCCTGAAAGAATTAATTACATAAAcattacatctctctctctctctctctctctctctctctctctctctctctctctctctgtgcgtgtgcgggaggggggggggggggggcactcacgCACAAATCCAGGCCTGCTGCTATGAAACAGGAGAACATGAAACTTCCCTGTCTGGTCCTTTATTACTTTCATAGCATTCATACATGCCAGATATTACACTGTTCAAACAAGTTTCCATTCCCTTATGAACACACTGCCCAACAGCCTCCTCCACCCTCAGTTCCACTACTTACACCCACACCTTTTGGCAGCAATTCTCAACTTCATGTTTTTGTAATTACAATAAAACATTAAATAGATTAATGCTAAAACAGAACATTTTAGAATTAACCATACCAAATTATGACCAATAAACAATGTATAAAATGTTTTGCAAAACACAAGGCACTAGTTTTTGATCTCTAACTATTTGCAATTAATTCTACCCAAACTTTAATAGGGCTGATTTCATAATCTAACAAGTTTGATTTTTGAATATTTCCCTTAAAATCCAAGATTTAAGAACAACGTATTCAGAAAATTGAGCTAAAATATTAACAGAGATTTTAGAAATATGAAATAGTATAAAATTTGGTGGTGTCAATATATAACTTTTCAACTATCTAATCTTAAGGTAAACTAATTTTTTCAAATCTAGACCACCTGGTTTACGAAATTTACGATGTTGCTGGTTGTTAAGCTTTAATTTtgacactttttttgtatcttaatGATTTTATGGTTAAATTACAGTATCTCCTGAACTAATTAACTTTCAATAAAAACAATCTCATCCAAATGTTCGGGATCAAAGGAAACATATCTATAAcaagaattaaaaatattttatgaaaggaAAAGTGGACAAATGTGTATGCACATATGGTGCAATCACAATTTTGTTGTTATGATAAAGAGATGTCTGTAGAATGTCAATGGCTGAAACAAACATTGTGTTTCAAATGGAATCTTAACATCCACGTACTGGTCACAAGAGCCAGTTGAACCCTTTTCTATTGTGGCTAAGCATATTAATATTAACTATATTGCAGAGATAAAGACAGGCTGAGCTCACATATCATACCTGTGGTGCAGCTGTGTCTGCTGGCATTTCTGCTGTGCTAGCACCATCGGTCTTCTCTTCTGCAACCTGCAGGCAGATTTCCCTCGAGATCAGCAAGAATAAATTTATTTACAGAATTATTTAATAATCTAAGAAAAATCCAATTACAGCTGTT
This window encodes:
- the LOC124619765 gene encoding cell surface glycoprotein 1, producing the protein MGGKQSKRSVDITTTPKKGEVDGQPLEGRLEKIEDGGDAAAIKPAQANGDTHAPSEGAHDGEVMVNGSEAVVDEDGDAAPSAPAAKADGDENSVSAAEPEANVNVNGTDAKEAAADGDSKEGADAATSPAEDKPKGKKEKGKKDKKEKEKEKDKGKEKDKSKPVARKFSLRNLLRGKQDAAEPPKENSVAEEKTDGASTAEMPADTAAPQADSSSVEVEVKSEVPSSPDAKEPEVSAPNEAPAQEASATETNSEIKLEKEEPAKVEEVAPAVHSNPPPAEEPKSPQPPVEVKVEAASPEAPVLAAAASPVESVESTREVVPPVETSLPAAPASPTPASPVPAKTAEGPQIPAEVAVSPVSVTQPELADSPVPEAKVSSEVPEVPAAVEPPSVIPPVPTTPEPQPQPLPQEDKPENSPAPEVPAAPTPAAAAATTDNVVQSSENVTVVAVDSAAVPAEADSAVASTDSGTDTQAKPAAE